A stretch of Nitrospinota bacterium DNA encodes these proteins:
- a CDS encoding alpha/beta hydrolase codes for MDKGTVFFPDPHLVGTPADWGMAYEEVWFEASDAVRLHGWFAPAPSASERPATLLWFHGNAGNISHRLENLALLQSKVGCAVLLFDYREYGLSGGSITKAGTFLDAEAAYEAAVTRAEGGPERLVLFGRSLGTALAVHVATRMPCAGVILEAAFTSTADMRALYGAFLPPPSPGEVAYDSISQIDRVAAPLLFIHGAHDAVIPPAMGQALYDQAGEPKSLYLVEGAGHNDTYWTGGEEYFRNIAAFVRECTGGC; via the coding sequence ATGGACAAAGGGACGGTCTTCTTCCCCGACCCCCACCTGGTCGGCACCCCAGCCGACTGGGGCATGGCCTACGAGGAGGTATGGTTCGAGGCGTCCGACGCCGTAAGGCTCCACGGATGGTTCGCGCCCGCCCCGTCCGCCTCCGAGCGGCCGGCTACACTGCTTTGGTTTCACGGCAACGCGGGCAACATCAGCCACAGGCTGGAGAACCTCGCGCTGCTGCAGAGTAAGGTCGGCTGCGCCGTCTTGCTCTTCGACTACCGGGAGTACGGCTTAAGCGGCGGGTCGATCACGAAAGCGGGCACCTTCCTCGATGCCGAGGCGGCCTACGAGGCCGCCGTCACGCGGGCCGAGGGCGGCCCCGAGCGGCTCGTGCTCTTCGGCCGGTCCCTGGGGACGGCCCTCGCCGTCCACGTGGCGACTCGAATGCCCTGCGCCGGTGTCATCCTGGAGGCGGCCTTCACCTCGACGGCCGACATGCGGGCCCTCTACGGGGCTTTCCTGCCGCCGCCCTCCCCCGGCGAGGTCGCCTACGACTCCATAAGCCAGATCGACCGCGTGGCCGCCCCGCTGCTCTTCATCCACGGCGCCCACGACGCCGTCATCCCACCGGCCATGGGCCAGGCCCTCTACGACCAAGCGGGCGAGCCCAAGAGCCTCTACCTGGTGGAGGGCGCAGGCCACAACGATACCTACTGGACGGGAGGCGAGGAATATTTTAGAAACATCGCCGCCTTCGTCCGGGAGTGTACGGGGGGTTGTTGA
- a CDS encoding response regulator codes for MDPPAPTSPSYTILVVDDLEDNRDLLRQWLERHDYQVVAAASAEEAFEKLASAPIDLILLDIQMPKMDGFEFLRRLRSDEQLRHTPAICLTAHFYEAAHIADGLTFASGYFTKPFSFRDLLTKMEVVLQTRRPTDASAL; via the coding sequence GTGGACCCACCCGCACCGACGAGCCCGTCCTACACCATCCTTGTCGTCGATGACCTTGAGGACAACCGAGACCTCCTTCGCCAGTGGTTGGAGCGCCACGACTACCAGGTGGTGGCCGCCGCCAGCGCCGAGGAGGCTTTCGAAAAGCTGGCCTCGGCGCCCATCGACCTGATATTGCTCGATATACAGATGCCGAAGATGGACGGGTTCGAGTTCCTCCGGCGCCTTAGGAGCGACGAGCAGCTCCGCCATACACCGGCCATTTGCTTAACGGCCCACTTCTACGAGGCGGCGCACATAGCCGACGGCCTCACCTTCGCCTCGGGCTACTTTACAAAACCTTTTTCCTTCCGCGACCTGCTTACGAAGATGGAGGTGGTGCTGCAGACCCGCCGGCCCACCGACGCTTCGGCCCTTTGA
- a CDS encoding cob(I)yrinic acid a,c-diamide adenosyltransferase, which produces MPRITKVYTRTGDDGTTGLGSGERVAKDALRIEAYGDVDELNSFLGTALACGLDERLVRAFTPIQNELFHLGADLCIPEQDKERHRGPTIEARHVDALEALMDELSEELPPLENFILPGGTPGAAALHVARAVCRRAERKLVTLAREEAVGPFVVTYLNRLSDALFVAARYENKRKGAPDIVWDSRA; this is translated from the coding sequence ATGCCCAGAATCACGAAAGTCTACACGCGGACCGGGGATGATGGGACCACGGGTCTCGGAAGCGGCGAGCGGGTTGCCAAGGATGCGCTACGGATCGAGGCATACGGCGATGTGGACGAGCTCAACTCGTTCCTTGGGACGGCTCTCGCCTGCGGGCTTGACGAGCGCCTCGTCCGGGCGTTCACGCCCATCCAGAACGAGCTCTTCCATCTCGGCGCGGACCTCTGCATCCCGGAGCAGGATAAGGAGCGCCATCGGGGCCCTACCATAGAGGCCCGGCACGTCGATGCGCTGGAGGCGCTCATGGACGAGCTCTCGGAGGAGCTTCCCCCCCTCGAGAACTTCATCCTCCCGGGCGGCACCCCTGGGGCGGCCGCCCTCCACGTCGCCCGCGCCGTCTGCCGACGCGCCGAGAGAAAGCTCGTCACCCTGGCCCGTGAGGAGGCGGTCGGGCCGTTCGTCGTCACCTACCTGAACCGGCTCTCCGACGCCCTCTTCGTTGCGGCCCGCTACGAAAACAAGCGAAAAGGGGCCCCCGACATCGTGTGGGACAGCCGAGCCTAG